One window of Aliarcobacter lanthieri genomic DNA carries:
- a CDS encoding Na/Pi cotransporter family protein: MNKNKDRDDNMIKKVLFPLLFLVLAYFVLSYESAKEIIAGIAIFLVGMYFMEDGFKLFSGGVLEKILERFTNTLPKGILNGFLITSVVQSSSLTSVILISFLGASLIALESAIYVLLGSSLGSSTTAWIIALFGLKIKISHYAMPIIAFGIFFRFSKNQKQKGFGNILLGLGFIFLGISYMVVGFEELKESVDLSVYSLDGFLGLFIFFIIGAFMTFIVQSSSASTAIILVALSSGQLLYFNAIAAVIGGKIGSTTTTILGSLNSNSNGKRLAFSQFILNLIATLFGIIFFYPIIYFIDFISNYFSIESDVIKLTIFVTIFNLSAVLIVIPLLPKIVERLKKMFIPKVKSWSKLEFLDSESLESSKSIVVGLKKENIILYNKLIKAIKHQLLINDEDIYWNKKHKDKKSPQNSKIDKIYKEKIKKLHDEILDFISFANKNINENDLKTFDSQKLLTKDMYKILKKIKTFHKNINVGVDSRNPNISKEYIFIKELFMICIKELENISQNMTIDDIDKIYKTKTLQQKLNSLDSLSTKRVDELFAQKRLDSIETTKIIRDVSFAILLCQSLINITTTIFIEDSLLLDEDEEDEN, from the coding sequence ATGAATAAAAACAAAGATAGGGATGATAATATGATTAAAAAAGTTTTATTTCCATTATTATTTTTAGTTTTAGCCTATTTTGTTCTGAGTTATGAAAGTGCAAAAGAGATAATAGCTGGAATTGCTATATTTCTTGTTGGTATGTATTTTATGGAAGATGGTTTTAAACTATTTTCAGGAGGGGTTTTAGAAAAAATTTTAGAAAGATTTACAAATACTTTACCAAAAGGAATTTTAAATGGTTTTCTAATTACATCAGTTGTTCAAAGTTCATCTCTTACAAGTGTAATATTAATATCTTTTTTAGGGGCATCTTTAATAGCACTAGAAAGTGCAATTTATGTACTTTTAGGTTCTAGTTTAGGTTCATCTACAACAGCATGGATTATTGCTCTATTTGGATTAAAAATAAAAATTTCACACTATGCTATGCCTATAATTGCTTTTGGAATATTTTTTAGATTTTCAAAAAATCAAAAACAAAAAGGTTTTGGAAATATACTTTTAGGTCTTGGTTTTATATTTCTAGGGATTTCATATATGGTTGTTGGTTTTGAAGAGTTAAAAGAGAGTGTTGATTTATCTGTTTATTCTTTAGATGGATTTTTAGGATTATTTATATTCTTTATAATTGGTGCATTTATGACATTTATTGTACAGTCAAGTTCAGCAAGTACGGCGATTATCTTAGTAGCATTATCTAGTGGGCAACTTCTATATTTTAATGCTATTGCAGCTGTTATTGGTGGCAAAATTGGTAGTACAACAACAACTATTTTAGGTAGTTTAAATTCAAATTCAAATGGTAAAAGGCTTGCTTTTTCACAATTCATTTTGAATTTAATTGCTACTCTTTTTGGGATAATATTTTTTTATCCTATTATTTATTTTATAGATTTTATATCAAATTATTTCAGCATAGAAAGTGATGTAATAAAACTTACAATATTTGTAACTATCTTTAACTTAAGTGCTGTTTTAATTGTAATTCCTCTTCTACCCAAAATAGTGGAAAGATTGAAAAAAATGTTTATTCCAAAAGTAAAATCTTGGTCAAAATTAGAGTTTTTGGATAGTGAATCTTTAGAATCTTCAAAATCAATAGTAGTAGGATTAAAGAAAGAAAATATCATTTTATATAATAAACTTATAAAAGCTATAAAACACCAACTTCTAATAAATGATGAAGATATATATTGGAATAAAAAACATAAAGATAAAAAAAGTCCACAAAACTCTAAGATTGATAAAATTTATAAAGAGAAAATAAAAAAACTTCATGATGAGATTTTGGATTTTATATCATTTGCAAATAAAAATATTAATGAAAATGATTTAAAAACTTTTGATAGCCAAAAGTTACTTACTAAAGATATGTATAAAATTCTAAAAAAAATTAAAACTTTTCATAAAAATATAAATGTAGGAGTTGATAGTAGAAATCCTAATATTAGTAAAGAGTATATATTTATAAAAGAGCTTTTTATGATATGTATAAAAGAACTTGAGAATATATCACAAAATATGACTATTGATGATATTGATAAAATATATAAAACAAAAACTTTACAACAAAAATTAAATTCTTTAGATAGTCTAAGTACAAAAAGAGTTGATGAACTTTTTGCTCAGAAAAGATTAGATTCAATAGAAACAACGAAGATTATAAGGGATGTATCTTTTGCTATACTTTTGTGTCAAAGTTTAATAAATATTACTACAACTATTTTTATCGAAGATAGTTTACTTTTAGATGAGGATGAAGAAGATGAAAATTAA
- the hisA gene encoding 1-(5-phosphoribosyl)-5-[(5-phosphoribosylamino)methylideneamino]imidazole-4-carboxamide isomerase, with protein MDILPAIDLKDGKAVRLSKGLMDSAKIYSDEPWQVAKRFEELGSRWVHIVDLNGAFEGKPANLEQIRKIRENCNLKIELGGGIRDEKTIQMYLELGVDRLILGSIAVKNPQFVKDMAKKYPIAVGIDAIDGMVAVEGWAEVSTMKATDLAKEFANAGVQAIICTDISKDGMLCGVNVEFTQSIALASNIDTIASGGVKDIEDIKNCKANGNISGVIVGKAFYEGKINLEEAFKIL; from the coding sequence ATGGATATATTACCAGCAATTGATTTAAAAGATGGAAAAGCTGTAAGACTTAGTAAAGGACTTATGGATAGTGCAAAAATCTATTCTGATGAACCTTGGCAAGTAGCAAAAAGATTTGAAGAACTTGGTAGCCGTTGGGTTCATATTGTTGATTTAAATGGAGCATTTGAAGGTAAACCAGCTAATTTGGAGCAAATTAGAAAAATAAGAGAAAACTGTAATTTGAAAATAGAACTAGGTGGGGGAATAAGAGATGAAAAAACTATTCAAATGTATCTTGAGCTTGGTGTTGATAGATTAATTTTAGGTTCAATTGCAGTTAAAAATCCACAATTTGTAAAAGATATGGCTAAAAAATATCCAATAGCTGTTGGAATAGATGCTATTGATGGGATGGTTGCAGTTGAAGGTTGGGCAGAAGTTTCTACTATGAAAGCTACAGATTTAGCAAAAGAGTTTGCAAATGCAGGTGTTCAAGCAATAATCTGTACAGATATAAGTAAAGATGGAATGCTTTGTGGAGTAAATGTAGAATTTACGCAAAGTATTGCACTTGCTTCAAATATTGACACAATAGCAAGTGGTGGAGTAAAAGATATAGAAGATATAAAAAATTGTAAAGCTAATGGTAATATTAGTGGAGTTATTGTAGGTAAAGCTTTCTATGAAGGAAAAATAAATTTAGAAGAGGCATTTAAAATTCTATAA
- a CDS encoding ComF family protein, which yields MKCTSCDKLSFYILCKTCQATLLEPNFYKKELDKDFFVYSFYDYKDLEDLIQSKYYFYGDRVFNTLAKLSFKKFASNFTFTHHILALPIDDHTRHDFSQTAILTKHLKSQFIKPVFNTLKASNIVKYAGKNLELRQKNPRKFIYSGVKNCDVILVDDVLTTGTTILEARKTLKKYKVNVLFALTLCSFLH from the coding sequence ATGAAATGCACAAGTTGTGATAAGTTATCTTTTTATATTCTATGTAAAACTTGTCAAGCCACACTTCTTGAGCCAAATTTTTATAAAAAAGAGTTAGACAAAGATTTTTTTGTTTACTCTTTTTATGACTACAAAGATTTAGAAGATTTAATCCAAAGCAAGTATTATTTTTATGGAGATAGAGTTTTTAATACTTTAGCAAAACTAAGTTTTAAAAAATTTGCTTCAAATTTTACTTTTACCCACCATATTTTAGCCTTGCCAATAGATGACCACACAAGACACGATTTTTCTCAAACTGCAATTTTAACAAAACACTTAAAAAGCCAATTTATAAAACCAGTTTTTAATACCTTAAAAGCTTCAAATATTGTCAAATATGCAGGTAAAAACTTAGAATTGAGACAAAAAAATCCACGAAAATTTATATATAGTGGAGTAAAAAATTGTGATGTTATTTTAGTTGATGATGTTCTTACAACAGGCACAACTATTTTAGAAGCTAGAAAAACTTTAAAAAAATATAAAGTAAATGTACTTTTTGCTCTTACTCTATGTTCTTTTTTGCATTAA
- the hisH gene encoding imidazole glycerol phosphate synthase subunit HisH, giving the protein MLGIIDYNMGNLASVYNACSKFTKNVKIVKNADDIKDLSRVILPGVGAYKDAMEHLNSNDLKNAILEFAKSGKPLLGICLGMQLLFESSEEFGLTQGLGLINGKVIKFDKSKMDEDLKIPHMGWNKIINKKNPLFKDLTNPYLYFVHSYHVVTSEENIIGTTNYGYDFTSAVNKDNIFGFQPHPEKSHNNGLKILENFINI; this is encoded by the coding sequence ATGCTAGGAATTATTGATTATAATATGGGAAATTTAGCAAGTGTTTATAATGCTTGTTCTAAATTTACGAAAAATGTAAAAATAGTAAAAAATGCAGATGATATAAAAGATTTATCAAGAGTTATCCTTCCAGGTGTTGGAGCTTATAAAGATGCAATGGAACACTTAAATAGTAATGATTTAAAAAATGCTATTTTAGAATTTGCAAAAAGTGGAAAACCACTTTTAGGAATTTGTCTTGGAATGCAACTTCTATTTGAAAGTTCAGAAGAATTTGGATTGACACAAGGCTTAGGACTAATAAATGGAAAAGTTATAAAATTTGATAAATCAAAAATGGATGAAGATTTAAAAATACCTCATATGGGTTGGAATAAGATAATAAATAAAAAAAACCCACTTTTTAAAGATTTAACAAATCCTTACCTATATTTTGTACACTCTTACCATGTTGTAACAAGTGAAGAAAATATAATTGGAACAACTAATTATGGGTATGATTTTACAAGTGCAGTAAATAAAGATAATATTTTTGGATTTCAACCTCATCCAGAAAAATCTCATAATAATGGGCTTAAAATTTTAGAAAATTTTATAAATATATAA
- a CDS encoding GGDEF domain-containing protein — MSSNQKITLIIFSLIALLTTIIVVLVAIGSRETGYENVKKKAHLTADIVKKSLTSHMVNGNMDQRDIFLNSISELDDVKDLWLVRSKSIREQFGESPLANENPKDDIDIEVLNNGKEKIVIDESLFNANLRITIPYTASSFDKPNCLACHNSQEGEVLGAISLVFDINEDRSSNIIVLLYVIATISIFFVIILVFLRKKIAPYTSSFDQITEVLKKVHEGDYSVRAKAGVLKEDKEASIWLNELIDKLETVLTGIEKNLTSFVHNRASNVNHDKLITAKDIIEDISEIYHYKKTIENDLTIDDIYYRLIVVLRDRLLIKNFFIFETDLIKDERKVIYSSKDIKPCCNLSKNIKESCRAERLNSIVSSENFPKICRIASFQDKEHHICIPFSVNNQRNLVIHVVVKNQDEMKDLRYKIGIIKKYLEETKPILESKILMDVLRQKNLTDALTGLYNRKYLDEFVDKELPDEIKDGSIYAIMFLDIDYFKMVNDTYGHDVGDDILRKLANTMKKSIGKEERIIRYGGEEFLILMKNPTEETAKELAVKINNEFAKIVFNYNGDSFSKTVSIGYSFFPTDTDQFWKCIKYADMSLYEAKDSGRNKVIRFSKNILRNGEKVDY, encoded by the coding sequence ATGAGTTCTAATCAAAAAATAACTTTAATTATCTTCTCTCTTATAGCACTTTTAACAACTATTATAGTTGTTTTAGTTGCTATTGGTTCAAGAGAAACTGGATACGAAAATGTTAAGAAAAAGGCTCACTTAACAGCCGATATCGTTAAAAAATCTCTTACTTCACATATGGTAAATGGAAATATGGATCAAAGAGATATTTTTTTAAATAGTATTAGTGAACTTGATGATGTAAAAGATTTATGGTTAGTTCGTTCAAAAAGTATCAGAGAACAATTTGGAGAATCTCCTTTAGCAAATGAAAATCCAAAAGATGACATTGATATAGAAGTTTTAAACAATGGTAAAGAAAAAATTGTAATAGATGAATCATTATTCAATGCAAATTTAAGAATTACTATCCCTTATACAGCATCATCATTTGATAAACCTAATTGTTTAGCCTGTCACAATTCACAAGAAGGTGAAGTTCTAGGAGCAATCTCTTTAGTATTTGATATAAATGAAGATAGAAGTTCAAATATTATAGTACTCTTATATGTAATAGCTACGATATCAATTTTCTTTGTGATTATTCTAGTGTTTCTTAGAAAAAAGATTGCACCATATACTAGCTCTTTTGATCAAATTACAGAAGTTTTAAAAAAGGTTCATGAAGGAGATTATTCAGTTCGTGCAAAAGCTGGAGTTTTAAAAGAAGATAAAGAAGCTTCAATTTGGTTAAATGAGCTAATAGATAAACTTGAAACTGTACTAACTGGAATTGAAAAAAATCTTACATCTTTTGTTCATAATCGTGCAAGTAATGTAAATCATGATAAATTAATTACTGCAAAAGATATAATTGAAGATATTAGTGAGATATATCACTATAAAAAAACTATTGAAAATGACTTAACTATTGATGATATATATTATAGATTAATAGTAGTTTTAAGAGATAGACTTTTAATAAAAAACTTTTTTATATTTGAAACAGATTTAATAAAAGATGAAAGAAAAGTTATCTATTCATCAAAAGACATTAAGCCTTGTTGTAACCTTAGTAAAAATATAAAAGAGTCTTGTAGAGCAGAAAGATTGAATAGTATCGTATCCTCAGAAAACTTCCCTAAAATTTGTAGGATTGCTTCATTTCAAGATAAAGAGCATCATATTTGTATCCCTTTTTCAGTAAATAACCAAAGAAATTTAGTAATTCATGTAGTTGTTAAAAATCAAGATGAAATGAAAGATTTAAGATATAAAATAGGTATTATAAAAAAATATCTTGAAGAAACAAAACCTATTTTAGAGAGTAAAATTTTAATGGATGTATTAAGACAAAAAAATTTAACTGATGCTTTAACTGGACTTTATAATAGAAAATATTTAGATGAATTTGTAGATAAAGAGCTTCCAGATGAGATAAAAGATGGCTCAATATATGCGATTATGTTCTTAGATATAGATTATTTTAAGATGGTAAATGATACATATGGACATGATGTTGGAGATGATATTTTAAGAAAGCTAGCTAATACTATGAAAAAATCTATAGGTAAAGAGGAGCGTATTATTAGATATGGAGGAGAAGAGTTTTTAATATTAATGAAAAATCCAACTGAAGAAACTGCAAAAGAGTTAGCTGTGAAAATAAATAATGAGTTTGCTAAAATTGTATTCAATTATAATGGAGACTCTTTTTCTAAAACAGTAAGTATTGGTTACTCTTTCTTCCCTACAGATACTGACCAATTCTGGAAATGTATTAAATATGCAGATATGTCTTTATATGAAGCAAAAGATTCTGGAAGAAATAAAGTTATAAGATTTTCTAAAAATATCTTGAGAAATGGTGAAAAAGTAGATTATTAA